The genomic interval AATTGAATGTCCACATGAGTGAATTATTAAATGCTAACCATCCAGCCAGGTGTTGCAAAAGAGGTGCCTCAAGACCTTTTGTgtgagaacacaagaacatcagaaagtaagggaagctgcaagaagccatcaagcctacacgtggcagtccctgtatgtgtgtggtgtgtccgGCAGGTCTTGTCAACATGACGGGACTGGAGGGAGCCGAGGGACACCGGGCCAGGAGGCGGGGCGGCCGCCGGCTGGGGCAGATCATCATCCATTGTATCAGGAGCCTGGTCCTCATCCTCACCTATTATGCATGTTCCATTGGCCTTACTTTTTATCAGAAGAGGTTATTTAGGGTGAGTTTCCACTGTATGTGTGCGTTTAATTTTCAAAACttaaaattttatttaatttcaataGCACTATCTACCACAGTGTTCATAGGTGGATGAGATGGTACTGTATTTTCAATCTTGTTACTTAACATATCATGAAAAGTAGTTCCTTATAATATAGGAAGGCTGCATTTCTTATTAACCTTCATAAACAGAACTGTAtaatgactgacagactgatagaGGGAcatattcttattctttgtccATGACCCTCTTTTCCAGGACTTCAAGTTTCCTCTAACAGTAGTCATAGTGCATCTATTTATGAAGTTTGTGTTGGCGGGGCTGTGCCGAGCCACCTACACCCTGGTCACCGGCATTCCACGAGTCATGCTCAGCTGGGACGTGTACTGGAGGAAGGTGCTCCCCCCAGGGGCCGCTGCTGGCCTGGATATTGGCCTCTCCCAGTGGTCCCTCGAGTTTATCACAGTGGCATTGTAAGTTGTTGCATATCTTAGGGAGTTTTATTATTGGTGATAAGGATTTGCTTGTTATGGGTGATTTCAGGGATGTTGTGGGTGATTCCAAGGATGTTATGCTCATATTATTATACTGTCATGAGTTACTGCACATCTTAGGGAGACGTGATTATTGGTAGACTTGCTTGTTAGAAGTGTTTTCAATGATGTTTTGCTCATATTACCACTTTACTGTTTTGCATTAGAATTTTCTTGTCCACATATTCATCCCCatacaggaaaataagaatCTTAAgcaaaatgatgatggtgataacgtATTCAAAGAAATTATGAGCCATGATAATACTTTGAACTTATCTTGTAATACTGTACTTGGTCATAACTCATCCATGCATCACCAATACACTTGCATGGCTGTGTGTACGTCTGTAGTTAttatttcacatttcttttcagGTACACGATGTCAAAATCTACTGCACTGTTATTTATTCTGGCATTTGCTATTATTTTCAAACTAGAAGAAATGGTAAGTCACAGCCCAACCGTTGCACTGAATATTATACTTCAAAATGCTCTGTAGGTGTGTAGCTGACAAACCAACATACTTTCCAACAACTTAAGAATGATGTCAGGTAAATTAAGCCAGTGAATGTGTAATTAAATAATATGAATTCCAGTAGTAGACAACAGAGGCTGAATGGCCCAAGAGTTAGGAATTAGATGTTATTTGTTAAAACTAGATTATTTCAAGATTTTTCATGTCAACTGTGTTCACTGCATTCACTTACCATACAACATAATAAAAAGTTCCGAGACTAGACCAATATACAAGAAAGTATTTGAGTTTGTGCACCATTCCCTTAAAAACAGTCCACTTAAGCAATAATACACTATTCCCAAACAGCTCCCACTGCCAAAACATATTCAGAAAGTCATTCTTGGAGTGTTTGAGGCACCTTCCATGATTTCCCTATGGTATCAAAATGGTGCCTCTTCAACTACAGCGTTATCttcaggaaaaggaagaagtcaCAAGGAACCAAGTGTGGTGTGCAGGGCAGATGTGGAAGGGTAATAATGTCATTGTGAGCAAGAAACACACTGGGAAAGCTTGGTGAGAGAATTAATTGTCAAAGAGCATTCATTTGGCCCTGCACCACATTTCAGGCCTTTTCCACTGAATGTTCTCCCTCAGACATCTCAGAATGTTGTAGTATACCTGGTTGTTGATAGTCTGGTCCTTGGGGATGAATTCATAGTGAACAACCCCATAAATGTCAAAGAAAATGATGTGTGCTCTTGGCCACACTGCAGACCTGCTTCATCTTTGGTTCCTCCATGACAATGCATCCTCTCACCAAGCCTTATAATGCTTAGATTTCTCGGCCACATCACCATGATCACCCTTCTGCACCTGCCTCAATCAACAGATTTAGCCTtgtgacttcttcctcttcccaaagATGAAACTGCAGCTCAAGGAACACTATTTTGACACTGGAGGAGAATCCGTGTGAATCAGAGTGCTTGACACATTTTAAGGACAAGGTTTTCAGAATGATTCATGCCTCTAGGAGCACTGTATCACCACTCAAGGGAACTGTCTTCAAGGTGCTTTCTTGTGTATGGATCTAGTCTCAAAACTTTTTGATACCATTTACATTAGAATGTTATTGGTTACAGAATTTGAGTAGTTAAGTTTTCTTCACACTTCCTCTTATTTAAGAAATCCCCTTTTATCTAAAAAAGTGAGCTCGAAACTATCAAATCTTGTTTAATGCTATTAAACTTTGCAGAGATGTACAgtagtggtactggtggtacTTATCGCAGGAGGTCTATTTCTCTTCACCTACAAGTACACGCAGTTTAACCTGTTTGGCTTCATCCTAGTCATCACTGCCTCTCTACTCAGGTATACTTATGGCTGCCATCTGAATGATGTCTTGTAAAGTTCATGGAGTTCAGCAAGTTTTTGGGTATAAGGTTTCTGTCCCAGTATCTCTTTCACTCTTAGTTATCTTTCTCAGCAGGAGGGGTTCTAGTAAAAAACACCAGTATGTTAATGAAAAGCAAAAAGTAACAATTAGGTGTATGCATTGGGCACCACTTAATTACACAACTCATGCAGTCTTCCCTTCTGCAGTGGTTTGCGGTGGACACTTTCGCAGCTGGTGATGCAGAAGTCAGAGCTTGCCCTGAGCAACCCCATTGACATGGTGTATCACATTCAGCCTTGGATGACAGTGGCACTGCTTCCT from Scylla paramamosain isolate STU-SP2022 chromosome 23, ASM3559412v1, whole genome shotgun sequence carries:
- the LOC135112018 gene encoding solute carrier family 35 member C2-like isoform X7, translated to MCVVCPAGLVNMTGLEGAEGHRARRRGGRRLGQIIIHCIRSLVLILTYYACSIGLTFYQKRLFRDFKFPLTVVIVHLFMKFVLAGLCRATYTLVTGIPRVMLSWDVYWRKVLPPGAAAGLDIGLSQWSLEFITVALYTMSKSTALLFILAFAIIFKLEEMRCTVVVLVVLIAGGLFLFTYKYTQFNLFGFILVITASLLSGLRWTLSQLVMQKSELALSNPIDMVYHIQPWMTVALLPLAVVMEGTAIAASEYGFRFTDSSDVMYMWGRVMFGAVLAFFMEVSEYLVVCFTSSLTFSIAGVAKEIMTLSLAVYIYNEHLSYINLAGLVLCIIGITLHVVMKALHPPKTVPHPPLTPSDSHQKVPLLSDTDGEEHELFSR
- the LOC135112018 gene encoding solute carrier family 35 member C2-like isoform X8, whose product is MFSLVNMTGLEGAEGHRARRRGGRRLGQIIIHCIRSLVLILTYYACSIGLTFYQKRLFRDFKFPLTVVIVHLFMKFVLAGLCRATYTLVTGIPRVMLSWDVYWRKVLPPGAAAGLDIGLSQWSLEFITVALYTMSKSTALLFILAFAIIFKLEEMRCTVVVLVVLIAGGLFLFTYKYTQFNLFGFILVITASLLSGLRWTLSQLVMQKSELALSNPIDMVYHIQPWMTVALLPLAVVMEGTAIAASEYGFRFTDSSDVMYMWGRVMFGAVLAFFMEVSEYLVVCFTSSLTFSIAGVAKEIMTLSLAVYIYNEHLSYINLAGLVLCIIGITLHVVMKALHPPKTVPHPPLTPSDSHQKVPLLSDTDGEEHELFSR
- the LOC135112018 gene encoding solute carrier family 35 member C2-like isoform X2, which encodes MFLRRVLMKTVTGRGTGIIKQQRVRRYSGLQHPFTYLIYNRGLVNMTGLEGAEGHRARRRGGRRLGQIIIHCIRSLVLILTYYACSIGLTFYQKRLFRDFKFPLTVVIVHLFMKFVLAGLCRATYTLVTGIPRVMLSWDVYWRKVLPPGAAAGLDIGLSQWSLEFITVALYTMSKSTALLFILAFAIIFKLEEMRCTVVVLVVLIAGGLFLFTYKYTQFNLFGFILVITASLLSGLRWTLSQLVMQKSELALSNPIDMVYHIQPWMTVALLPLAVVMEGTAIAASEYGFRFTDSSDVMYMWGRVMFGAVLAFFMEVSEYLVVCFTSSLTFSIAGVAKEIMTLSLAVYIYNEHLSYINLAGLVLCIIGITLHVVMKALHPPKTVPHPPLTPSDSHQKVPLLSDTDGEEHELFSR
- the LOC135112018 gene encoding solute carrier family 35 member C2-like isoform X4, whose translation is MFLRRVLMKTVTGRGIIKQQRVRRYSGLQHPFTYLIYNRGLVNMTGLEGAEGHRARRRGGRRLGQIIIHCIRSLVLILTYYACSIGLTFYQKRLFRDFKFPLTVVIVHLFMKFVLAGLCRATYTLVTGIPRVMLSWDVYWRKVLPPGAAAGLDIGLSQWSLEFITVALYTMSKSTALLFILAFAIIFKLEEMRCTVVVLVVLIAGGLFLFTYKYTQFNLFGFILVITASLLSGLRWTLSQLVMQKSELALSNPIDMVYHIQPWMTVALLPLAVVMEGTAIAASEYGFRFTDSSDVMYMWGRVMFGAVLAFFMEVSEYLVVCFTSSLTFSIAGVAKEIMTLSLAVYIYNEHLSYINLAGLVLCIIGITLHVVMKALHPPKTVPHPPLTPSDSHQKVPLLSDTDGEEHELFSR
- the LOC135112018 gene encoding solute carrier family 35 member C2-like isoform X1 — protein: MFLRRVLMKTVTGRGNICLIICTGIIKQQRVRRYSGLQHPFTYLIYNRGLVNMTGLEGAEGHRARRRGGRRLGQIIIHCIRSLVLILTYYACSIGLTFYQKRLFRDFKFPLTVVIVHLFMKFVLAGLCRATYTLVTGIPRVMLSWDVYWRKVLPPGAAAGLDIGLSQWSLEFITVALYTMSKSTALLFILAFAIIFKLEEMRCTVVVLVVLIAGGLFLFTYKYTQFNLFGFILVITASLLSGLRWTLSQLVMQKSELALSNPIDMVYHIQPWMTVALLPLAVVMEGTAIAASEYGFRFTDSSDVMYMWGRVMFGAVLAFFMEVSEYLVVCFTSSLTFSIAGVAKEIMTLSLAVYIYNEHLSYINLAGLVLCIIGITLHVVMKALHPPKTVPHPPLTPSDSHQKVPLLSDTDGEEHELFSR
- the LOC135112018 gene encoding solute carrier family 35 member C2-like isoform X6; this translates as MFLRRVLMKTVTGLVNMTGLEGAEGHRARRRGGRRLGQIIIHCIRSLVLILTYYACSIGLTFYQKRLFRDFKFPLTVVIVHLFMKFVLAGLCRATYTLVTGIPRVMLSWDVYWRKVLPPGAAAGLDIGLSQWSLEFITVALYTMSKSTALLFILAFAIIFKLEEMRCTVVVLVVLIAGGLFLFTYKYTQFNLFGFILVITASLLSGLRWTLSQLVMQKSELALSNPIDMVYHIQPWMTVALLPLAVVMEGTAIAASEYGFRFTDSSDVMYMWGRVMFGAVLAFFMEVSEYLVVCFTSSLTFSIAGVAKEIMTLSLAVYIYNEHLSYINLAGLVLCIIGITLHVVMKALHPPKTVPHPPLTPSDSHQKVPLLSDTDGEEHELFSR
- the LOC135112018 gene encoding solute carrier family 35 member C2-like isoform X5, producing MFLRRVLMKTVTGIIKQQRVRRYSGLQHPFTYLIYNRGLVNMTGLEGAEGHRARRRGGRRLGQIIIHCIRSLVLILTYYACSIGLTFYQKRLFRDFKFPLTVVIVHLFMKFVLAGLCRATYTLVTGIPRVMLSWDVYWRKVLPPGAAAGLDIGLSQWSLEFITVALYTMSKSTALLFILAFAIIFKLEEMRCTVVVLVVLIAGGLFLFTYKYTQFNLFGFILVITASLLSGLRWTLSQLVMQKSELALSNPIDMVYHIQPWMTVALLPLAVVMEGTAIAASEYGFRFTDSSDVMYMWGRVMFGAVLAFFMEVSEYLVVCFTSSLTFSIAGVAKEIMTLSLAVYIYNEHLSYINLAGLVLCIIGITLHVVMKALHPPKTVPHPPLTPSDSHQKVPLLSDTDGEEHELFSR
- the LOC135112018 gene encoding solute carrier family 35 member C2-like isoform X3; protein product: MFLRRVLMKTVTGTGIIKQQRVRRYSGLQHPFTYLIYNRGLVNMTGLEGAEGHRARRRGGRRLGQIIIHCIRSLVLILTYYACSIGLTFYQKRLFRDFKFPLTVVIVHLFMKFVLAGLCRATYTLVTGIPRVMLSWDVYWRKVLPPGAAAGLDIGLSQWSLEFITVALYTMSKSTALLFILAFAIIFKLEEMRCTVVVLVVLIAGGLFLFTYKYTQFNLFGFILVITASLLSGLRWTLSQLVMQKSELALSNPIDMVYHIQPWMTVALLPLAVVMEGTAIAASEYGFRFTDSSDVMYMWGRVMFGAVLAFFMEVSEYLVVCFTSSLTFSIAGVAKEIMTLSLAVYIYNEHLSYINLAGLVLCIIGITLHVVMKALHPPKTVPHPPLTPSDSHQKVPLLSDTDGEEHELFSR
- the LOC135112018 gene encoding solute carrier family 35 member C2-like isoform X9 — translated: MTGLEGAEGHRARRRGGRRLGQIIIHCIRSLVLILTYYACSIGLTFYQKRLFRDFKFPLTVVIVHLFMKFVLAGLCRATYTLVTGIPRVMLSWDVYWRKVLPPGAAAGLDIGLSQWSLEFITVALYTMSKSTALLFILAFAIIFKLEEMRCTVVVLVVLIAGGLFLFTYKYTQFNLFGFILVITASLLSGLRWTLSQLVMQKSELALSNPIDMVYHIQPWMTVALLPLAVVMEGTAIAASEYGFRFTDSSDVMYMWGRVMFGAVLAFFMEVSEYLVVCFTSSLTFSIAGVAKEIMTLSLAVYIYNEHLSYINLAGLVLCIIGITLHVVMKALHPPKTVPHPPLTPSDSHQKVPLLSDTDGEEHELFSR